The sequence TTTCCGAGAAACCAATAATTGGATTATCGACCCGTGGCATCTTCGGGACGACGCCTATTAGCTGAAAATTCTGAACCATTCTGAGGTAAGTCTTTCAGGCCTTTTTGGACGAGCCGGTAGTCGCCGTGCCTTCCAcaatcatccttatgtctcctAGGGGTGGTTTGGGATGCTTGTTGTCCCGTCGGGGGCTTGCTCTTGAGGAGGTGGATCTGTTCTCTCCCTACTGACGAACATCTGTTACTTCCGTTGCCTGATAAGGGCTTCGATTTACTATTTTAAGTCGTAGCAGTCAGCCTTGTTATTACCGTGATCACAGTGGAAACGGCAGTATCTGTCTTTAGACCGTTTGTTGGGATCCCCCTTCAGTTTTCCGGGGAAGGTTAAGGCTCattcgtccttgatttgcattaggacttggtcgaTTGGGGCGATCAGCAAGGTGAAGCTCATGAACCTCCCCGTAGGGGGCTTAGAGCACCTGTCATCCCTTCGTTCTCCAGTTCTTGCCATCTTTCGCCCTCTGTCCTGTCGTGTGTCTTcctgcctctctctcttcttaggCTTTTCCTCTCGAGCCAGCAGTGTGTCTTCggcattcatgtacttggtaGCCTTGTAAAGCACATCTAACATGGTTTTCGGGTCGTTCTTGTATAAAGAAAACAGAAACTGACCTTTTCGCAACCCATTTGTGAAGGCTGCTACGAGTATTTTGTTGTCAGCTTCATCGATCGAGAGCGCTTCCTTGTTAAAGCGGGCTATGTAAGATCTCAGCGTCTCGTCCTCCCACTGCCTGATACTTATCAAGCACGCAGTAGACTTCTTATACCTATGCCCCCCCAATAAAATGCGAAGTGAATTGggcgcttagctccttgaaagtGCAAATGGAGTTAGGCGTCAaccggctgaaccaaattctcgcaGGACCCTTCAACTTTGTAGGGAAGGACCTACACATGATCTCGtctgctactccttgaaggtgcatcaaggtcttgaAAGTCTCTAGGTGATCAAGAGGGTCCTTGGCTCCATCGTAGCTTTCCATCTGTGGTATGCGAAACTTCTGCGGTAgagggaaggagttgacggatGTGGTGAAAGGCTAATCGGTTCGGTGGACCAGATCATCGAGGTCGCTAGACACCCGTCCTTTGAAGGCGTTCATTATAAGGTCCATTCGttccttcatcatctgcatctctgCGACAATGTGAGGAGGAGCCGTGTCTATGATGGAAGGGCGGCTCATGTCCAGTCGTTCTGGTCTGCTTGGGCGTTGCTGCCCTCCGGCCCCTCT is a genomic window of Quercus lobata isolate SW786 chromosome 2, ValleyOak3.0 Primary Assembly, whole genome shotgun sequence containing:
- the LOC115962792 gene encoding uncharacterized protein LOC115962792 — encoded protein: MESYDGAKDPLDHLETFKTLMHLQGVADEIMCRSFPTKLKGPARIWFSRQWEDETLRSYIARFNKEALSIDEADNKILVAAFTNGLRKGQFLFSLYKNDPKTMLDVLYKATKYMNAEDTLLAREEKPKKRERQEDTRQDRGRKMARTGERRDDRCSKPPTGRFMSFTLLIAPIDQVLMQIKDE